A single Methanobrevibacter sp. DNA region contains:
- a CDS encoding rubredoxin: protein MAKFKCKLCGYVTEEFEELPEDYKCPMCGATADMFEKVE, encoded by the coding sequence ATGGCAAAATTTAAATGTAAATTATGCGGATACGTAACTGAAGAATTTGAAGAACTTCCAGAAGACTACAAATGTCCAATGTGTGGCGCAACCGCTGACATGTTTGAAAAAGTAGAATAA
- a CDS encoding rubredoxin-like domain-containing protein translates to MAYVCKVCGFVLEEDELPEDYVCPVCGVPAANFEEQ, encoded by the coding sequence ATGGCTTACGTTTGCAAAGTATGTGGTTTCGTTTTAGAAGAAGACGAATTGCCAGAAGATTACGTATGCCCAGTTTGTGGCGTACCTGCAGCAAATTTCGAAGAACAATAA
- a CDS encoding DUF1002 domain-containing protein produces MRKIGIVIMALILVGMLLPTGFATDSNLVITYGETTNANSDYKSIVDSFFVSQANVDLNNVNSKVITADQVNQVSSSITGKTYSSNQILSSALLDLNDNDNLEVSVDKSKITTITGDMYISALKSAGITSGHVYVTSPVSATGESALAGIMNAYEQITDVEIPENVKEAANDEIYTQAEIVENSGVDANDLSDLVSQVKEEVSKDNVTDHDTIVNIINNYVQNNNINITNVDIENLADTIEQVQNVQGDVNYYKDQVSGFLNDGNSTGGFSLDGLLNWVKSFVGGI; encoded by the coding sequence ATGCGTAAAATAGGTATAGTAATAATGGCATTGATCCTTGTTGGCATGTTACTTCCAACCGGATTTGCAACCGATTCCAATCTTGTAATAACATATGGTGAGACAACTAATGCAAACAGCGATTATAAATCAATTGTTGATTCATTTTTTGTCAGTCAAGCAAATGTTGATTTAAACAATGTAAACTCAAAAGTAATTACTGCTGATCAGGTAAATCAAGTTTCAAGCTCAATTACAGGTAAAACTTACTCATCAAATCAAATATTGTCTTCAGCACTTCTTGATTTAAATGACAATGATAATCTTGAGGTAAGTGTGGACAAATCAAAAATCACAACAATTACTGGAGACATGTACATTTCTGCTTTAAAATCTGCAGGAATTACCAGTGGACACGTATATGTGACAAGCCCAGTATCTGCAACTGGAGAATCAGCTCTTGCAGGTATCATGAATGCTTATGAACAAATAACTGATGTTGAAATTCCAGAAAATGTAAAAGAGGCCGCAAATGATGAAATCTACACTCAGGCTGAAATCGTTGAAAATTCAGGTGTAGATGCGAATGACTTGTCTGACTTGGTAAGCCAAGTTAAAGAGGAAGTATCAAAAGACAATGTAACAGACCATGACACAATTGTAAACATTATTAACAATTATGTCCAAAACAACAATATTAACATTACAAATGTTGATATCGAAAACCTGGCAGACACCATTGAACAAGTGCAAAATGTTCAGGGGGATGTCAACTACTATAAAGATCAAGTTAGTGGTTTTTTAAATGACGGTAATTCAACAGGTGGATTTTCACTTGACGGATTATTAAACTGGGTTAAATCATTCGTTGGTGGAATCTAA
- a CDS encoding DUF169 domain-containing protein, protein MQSNISEKLNMKYPPIVLLKSEKEPENAIGPKKGGCVMSFIAQTIAKRTVSCFSKDKVTCGGLPVAFGWGSGFKNEEMMDFQATFLSCGVESAPDSESYQSKINFMPKHSQKMFVEGERIYSDFETAKECIQNRPVYDDDKFVIFKGLEDLKDDEIPESVIFTVNPIELTALIQINSSFRINDNYILTPQASACQAIGCFVFRESESDDPKPVLGPIDFAGRRKMKHFIPDDYLTLAMPWKLFLKLEELSHKSVLQSHLLEKFI, encoded by the coding sequence ATGCAAAGCAACATTTCAGAAAAACTTAACATGAAATATCCACCAATAGTACTGCTTAAAAGTGAAAAAGAACCTGAAAATGCAATTGGACCTAAAAAAGGAGGATGCGTAATGAGTTTCATTGCACAGACAATAGCCAAAAGAACAGTCAGCTGCTTTTCAAAGGACAAAGTCACATGCGGAGGTCTGCCAGTGGCTTTCGGATGGGGAAGCGGTTTTAAAAATGAGGAAATGATGGATTTTCAGGCAACATTTCTCTCATGCGGTGTTGAATCCGCTCCAGATAGTGAATCATATCAAAGCAAGATTAATTTCATGCCTAAACATTCCCAAAAAATGTTTGTCGAAGGTGAGAGAATCTATTCCGATTTTGAGACTGCAAAGGAATGCATTCAGAATCGACCTGTTTATGATGATGACAAATTCGTAATTTTTAAGGGATTGGAAGATTTAAAGGATGATGAGATTCCGGAATCTGTGATTTTCACTGTCAACCCTATCGAGTTGACAGCATTAATCCAAATCAATTCATCATTCAGAATCAATGACAATTATATTCTAACCCCACAGGCATCAGCCTGTCAGGCAATAGGGTGTTTTGTTTTTAGAGAAAGTGAAAGCGATGACCCGAAACCTGTTCTTGGACCGATTGATTTTGCAGGCCGTCGAAAAATGAAGCATTTCATACCTGACGATTACCTGACCTTAGCAATGCCATGGAAACTGTTTTTGAAATTGGAGGAGCTAAGTCACAAAAGTGTCCTGCAGTCACACCTGTTGGAAAAGTTTATCTGA
- a CDS encoding rubredoxin — protein sequence MAQYKCKICGYIFDEDDIEEGLNIPAGTKFEDLPASFKCPKCRMAKAMFEKID from the coding sequence ATGGCTCAATACAAATGTAAAATTTGTGGATACATTTTTGACGAAGATGATATTGAAGAAGGTTTAAATATTCCTGCCGGAACCAAGTTTGAAGACTTGCCTGCTTCATTCAAATGTCCAAAATGTAGGATGGCAAAAGCTATGTTTGAAAAAATAGATTAG
- a CDS encoding acyltransferase, with amino-acid sequence MKPDYSKPELNFPKDQNIQFGVEYSPNSKPPVIGKNYTIRSNSIIYNDVVIGDNFRTGHNVVIRENTNIGDDVLIGTNTVIEGDVIIGNDVSIQSNVYIPTNSVIEDNVFIGPCACFTNDKYPVRINYELQGPKVRRGASIGGNTTFLSNVEVGEGSIVAAGAIVIHSVPPFYLAIGTPARIKPLPDHLKVPNRF; translated from the coding sequence ATTAAGCCTGATTACTCAAAACCGGAATTAAACTTCCCTAAAGATCAAAACATCCAGTTTGGTGTTGAATATTCTCCAAATTCAAAACCTCCTGTTATTGGAAAAAATTATACTATACGTTCAAATTCAATAATATATAATGATGTGGTTATTGGGGACAATTTCAGAACAGGACACAATGTGGTAATCCGTGAAAATACCAACATTGGTGATGATGTGTTGATAGGAACCAATACTGTTATTGAAGGGGATGTAATCATTGGAAATGATGTCAGTATTCAATCTAATGTGTATATTCCGACTAATTCTGTAATTGAAGATAATGTATTTATCGGACCTTGCGCTTGTTTTACAAATGATAAATATCCTGTGAGAATCAACTATGAACTTCAGGGACCTAAAGTTAGACGTGGAGCTTCAATTGGTGGTAACACTACATTCTTATCAAATGTTGAAGTTGGAGAAGGTTCAATTGTAGCGGCCGGAGCTATTGTGATTCATTCAGTACCTCCATTTTACCTGGCAATTGGAACACCTGCACGTATCAAGCCACTTCCGGATCACTTAAAAGTTCCTAATAGGTTCTGA
- a CDS encoding YigZ family protein, protein MKTIKKPVQIEINVKKSQFICSLYPTKNKKESKEIIQKLNQKYSDATHNCTAYIVGDGEGFDDDGEPGGTAGKPMINVLRKNELHNITAIVTRYFGGIKLGAGGLVRAYSKSVMEAIGEADIVEIEEYDVYELVFEYCDIKITDMEVRNNSLEAIDKEYSDKVHYQVVSKDNRDIEKIFEKYSGKISVNLKNKQFLEKI, encoded by the coding sequence ATGAAAACTATTAAAAAACCAGTGCAAATTGAAATTAATGTTAAAAAATCACAGTTCATATGTTCTCTTTATCCAACTAAAAATAAAAAAGAATCAAAGGAGATTATTCAAAAGTTAAATCAGAAGTATAGTGATGCAACTCATAATTGCACAGCATATATTGTTGGAGACGGAGAGGGTTTTGATGATGATGGCGAACCTGGTGGAACTGCAGGCAAACCAATGATTAACGTTTTAAGAAAAAATGAGCTTCACAACATAACTGCCATCGTTACAAGATACTTTGGTGGAATCAAACTTGGTGCTGGTGGACTGGTACGCGCATATTCAAAATCAGTTATGGAAGCAATTGGAGAAGCTGATATTGTTGAGATTGAAGAATATGATGTTTATGAACTTGTCTTTGAATACTGCGATATTAAAATAACCGATATGGAAGTTAGAAACAATTCACTTGAAGCCATTGACAAAGAATATTCAGATAAGGTACATTATCAAGTGGTATCAAAAGACAATCGAGATATTGAAAAGATATTCGAGAAATATTCCGGAAAAATTAGTGTAAACCTTAAAAATAAACAGTTTTTAGAAAAAATTTAA